In Drosophila yakuba strain Tai18E2 chromosome 2R, Prin_Dyak_Tai18E2_2.1, whole genome shotgun sequence, a single genomic region encodes these proteins:
- the LOC6530518 gene encoding fibrinogen C domain-containing protein 1: MFCGVPVFPVCIALNVMILCHAETLNLFGNLEAIYEQAENALSTLREALLEFEANGTLSTSPDEIYATSCLTSGGLENGLHTLKVPGLSPFQVYCENQLAGPGWIVIQKRFSGNLSFFRNWKEYKNGFGNLTDEYFLGLEKIRALTALEPHELYIHLEDFDDTIKHARFDEFAIGNEDDDYAMYTLGKYSGTAGDSLRSHRKMKFSTYDRDNDREFNKNCAFYYLGGWWYNACLDSNLNGQYMPGGKYEESLFARGMCWRSWRGHNYGYRVTQMMIRPKCRKIPVIHQ, from the exons ATGTTCTGTGGCGTCCCAGTTTTTCCCGTTTGCATTGCACTTAATGTGATGATTCTTTGTCATGCGGAG ACGCTGAATTTGTTTGGCAACTTGGAGGCTATTTATGAACAGGCTGAAAATGCACTCTCCAC TTTACGAGAGGCGCTTCTGGAATTTGAAGCAAATGGAACTCTGAGCACATCCCCTGATGAGATTTATGCCACTTCCTGCCTCACTTCTGGAGGTCTCGAGAATGGCTTGCACACCCTGAAAGTCCCAGGATTGAGTCCTTTTCAGGTGTACTGTGAAAATCAGCTAGCTGGACCCGGATGGATCGTAATTCAAAAGAGGTTTAGTGGAAACCTAAGCTTCTTTCGCAATTGGAAGGAGTACAAGAACGGATTCGGGAATCTAACGGACGAGTACTTCCTGGGCCTCGAAAAGATTCGTGCCTTGACTGCCCTGGAGCCGCATGAGTTGTATATACACCTGGAGGATTTTGATGATACCATTAAGCATGCGAGATTCGATGAGTTTGCCATTGGTAACGAGGATGACGACTATGCAATGTATACACTGGGAAAATATTCAGGCACTGCTGGAGATTCCCTTCGCTCGCACCGGAAAATGAAGTTTTCCACATATGACAGGGATAACGATCGTGAGTTTAACAAGAACTGTGCCTTTTACTATCTGGGAGGATGGTGGTACAACGCCTGTCTGGACAG CAACCTTAATGGTCAGTATATGCCGGGTGGAAAGTACGAGGAGAGCTTGTTCGCCAGAGGAATGTGCTGGCGATCTTGGCGTGGCCACAACTACGGTTACAGGGTAACCCAAATGATGATACGACCCAAGTGCCGAAAGATACCAGTGATTCACCAGTGA
- the LOC6530517 gene encoding microfibril-associated glycoprotein 4 produces MAGNEARNKIMKLYVWCLLLISCYCLFPIAQSNKLDLVYKKAERMVSSLKIQLEQLKQSYKEITVQKRTHETAMYPSSCLAAGINSDGVHVIEVPGLEPFPAYCDTRLAGSGWTVIQRRQDGSENFYRSWEEYSQGFGELSGEFFMGLEKLHFLTSAEPYELFVYMEDFDGMVHDARYEDFAIGNASESYALSVLGKYSGDAGDSLRYHKGMPFSTFDHDDTGHGCARIYVGAWWYDQCQRSNLNGQYLEGGRFEPKMSGRGVTWMSWRGYDYGYKFVQMMIRPKCSNNLRRQGMQNA; encoded by the exons ATGGCTGGGAACGAGGCACGGAACAAGATCATGAAGCTTTATGTGTGGTGTCTTTTATTAATAAGCTGTTACTGCCTATTTCCTATTGCCCAAAGCAATAAGTTGGACCTAGTCTATAAGAAAGCTGAAAGAATGGTTTCCAG TTTAAAAATCCAGCTGGAACAGCTAAAACAGAGCTACAAGGAGATCACAGTACAGAAAAGGACTCATGAGA CCGCGATGTATCCCTCCTCCTGTCTAGCTGCCGGGATCAACAGTGATGGCGTCCATGTTATTGAAGTGCCTGGCTTGGAACCTTTTCCGGCTTATTGTGACACCCGGCTGGCGGGATCTGGATGGACTGTTATTCAGCGCCGTCAGGATGGCAGTGAGAACTTCTATCGCAGTTGGGAGGAGTATAGCCAGGGCTTTGGGGAGCTCAGCGGAGAGTTCTTTATGGGTTTGGAGAAACTACACTTCCTAACATCCGCGGAACCCTACGAGCTGTTTGTCTATATGGAAGACTTCGATGGAATGGTACACGATGCCCGATACGAGGATTTTGCCATAGGGAATGCTTCAGAGTCCTATGCACTATCGGTTTTGGGTAAATATTCGGGAGACGCCGGAGATTCGTTGAGATACCACAAGGGTATGCCCTTCTCCACATTCGATCACGATGATACGGGTCACGGATGTGCCAGGATCTATGTGGGGGCCTGGTGGTACGACCAGTGCCAGAGGAG CAACCTCAATGGCCAATACTTGGAGGGAGGTCGATTCGAGCCCAAGATGTCGGGTCGCGGAGTCACCTGGATGAGCTGGCGTGGCTACGACTACGGCTACAAGTTCGTACAAATGATGATCAGACCCAAGTGTTCCAACAACCTACGAAGGCAGGGCATGCAAAATGCCTAA